From the Vulpes lagopus strain Blue_001 chromosome 15, ASM1834538v1, whole genome shotgun sequence genome, one window contains:
- the NDUFC2 gene encoding NADH dehydrogenase [ubiquinone] 1 subunit C2: protein MMSGRPGRVPLQFLPDEARSLPPPKLTDPRLAYMGFLGYCSGLLDNAIRRRPVLSAGLHRQLLYVTSFVFIGYYLLRRQDCMYALRDHDMFAYIKSHPEDFPEKDKKTYAEFLEEFHPVR from the exons ATGATGAGCGGACGGCCGGGCCGAGTGCCCTTACAGTTCCTGCCGGATGAGGCGCGCAGCCTTCCCCCGCCCAAGCTGACCGACCCGCGGCTCGCCTACATGGGCTTCTTGGGCTACTGCTCCGGCTTGCTCGATAACGCCATCCGGAGGAGGCCGGTGCTGTCCGCCG gTTTGCATCGTCAGCTCCTGTATGTTACTTCCTTTGTCTTTATTGGATATTATCTTTTAAGACGTCAAGACTGTATGTATGCCCTGAGGGACCATGATATGTTTGCCTATATAAAATCACATCCAGAGGATTTTCCTGAAAAag ataagaaaacttaTGCTGAATTTCTTGAAGAATTCCATCCAGTGCGTTGA